The sequence below is a genomic window from Vibrio spartinae.
TCGCCATATTATTTCCCCGCTGTAACTGTGCTAGATCCATCGCCATGTGGATTGCCGGTAAAATGACAAATGTGTGCTGTCGTGACACAAGGCGATCCACCGTTCAAAGCGATACTTTTGGCATCCACGGTTGCCACATCACCAGCAACGATATGAGCACTCTTGTCAACATTAATATGGACATCACCTTTGATATCGACGGTCAGCACGTGATTCTGTGCGTGATAGTTGATACGGCTGCCATCAGGATAAACCCGTAAAATTTCATTGGGATCGCCGCTCGGAGAAGGAAAGTTGTCACTAAATAATCCCGTTAAAGCCACCGTCTGACTGCCGTTATCACCGGCCCCATAGTTCAGTACCAAAGTCTGTTCACCAATCGATGGACAGCGATAGTCTCTGGTTTCACCTGCAGAAGAGGCAAACCACCGAATAAATGGTGTCGTTAAGTCACCATGCTTCACTTTGATCAAATAGCCGTTTTCATGGATTGCAGCAACCTGTCCTAATCGAATCAGACTTCGGTTCCGGCGTCGCAAATCTTCAAGTTCATGGGAAAGTGTTTCGATTCGTTCTAAATATGGGGTCAGCATTTCTCGGACAAGCCCCTCAATTGCCTGACGCATACTTCACCTCCAACGGTTGATATTCATCAGCATTGTCCAAATGTTCTGGATTCACAGCCCAGGCAATCCCGCCTCGTTCTTCGTCTGGTTGATTGAGAGATTCACCAAGATACAAGTTTTGTCGCCAACTGACTGCTCGGGCAATCACCTGATCTAACTGATACTGAAGTCCACTCGGCTCTGAGCGCAAAAATTCAGGCGCATCAATTTGACGAATATCGATGCCCCAATGATTACGATCAACAAAGCGTTCAATCGTTGCAGTGTTATCTAAAACACGTAAAAAAGAACGCTCGGCTGAGCGTGGTAACAGACAATGAACCCGAATGTGATAGCCATGACAATATTGTCCGTTGCTATTTCGGGCTCCCGCTCTGCCAAAACGAAACTCAATCAGGAGAGTCAGAGACTCAATCGTCATGGTGCGATATTCATCATAGTTTTTCACCACCACATCACTTCCCAATAATTGTCCAAGGGACTTTTCAATCTGTTCATAAAGCTGACTGGGATATTCAAGTTGTAATATTTCTGAGTTCAAAACACCTCTCCTATGTAAGGGAGAACATCACACTCTCGGTGTGTATTAATTTATCAAGCTGAAGTAAAAAATTAACATAAAAAATGAAACATTAATAAAAACACCGGTCGTTAAGCATTTCTAAAAAATATACATTACTTTAATTAATATTCTATAAATTACTTTATATTATAAAATTTTCAGATATACGACATTCAGGTAAATATTGCATTGTGAATATCATGCGCCATGCAAATCTGTATTTCAATATTTACTTGCGTATCATTGCGAACAGTAAACCGAGAATACATTCATCATAATAAAAATAAAAAAGCTCTGACCATTGAGGCAGAGCTTTGCATTGTGGATATCATGCGCCATGCAAATCTGTATTTCAATATTTACTTGCGTATCATTGCGAACAGTAAACCGAGAATACATCATCATAATAAAAATAAAAAACCTGACCATTGAGGCAGAGCTTTGCATTGTGGATATCATGCGCCATGCAAATCTGTATTTCAATATTTACTTGCGTATCATTGCGAACAGTAAACCGAGAATACATCATCATAATAAAAATAAAAAACCTGACCATTGAGGCAGAGCTTTGCATTGTGGATATCATGCGCCATGCAAATCTGTATTTCAATATTTACTTGCGTATCATTGCGAACAGTAAACCGAGAATATAGTCATCACAATAAAAATAAAAAAGCTCTGACCATTGAGGCAGAGCTTTGCATTGTGGATAGCATACGCCATTCAAATATATTTATTCGCATTATTGCGAAATAAATTATATTTGAAGGTAATAGGATGTTTTATATCATTATAAAAGACTTTAATTCATAAGAGCATAGGCTTCTTCTTCTAATTTTATTCTTTCCATCAATGTCAACATTGCAGCATTACGTTGTGCCGCAAGCCACTGACTAAGTTCTTCCAGAATGACATGGTATCGTTTAAATATTGGGTAAGAACAAATAAAACGGCTAGAGCACATTGCAACATAACGTGATTCAGGGCTCCATAATACGCGGCCATCTTTGCAATGAGTACACTTTCTCATCTGCCGGTGTGGCGTTTTATAGAGGCCTGTACCACCACAAGATGAGCAGATACACCCTTGTGGCTGAGTTGCTTCTTCGATTGCCGCGTTGATCATCGCTGCAAATCCAGATTCACTGCGCTGGCCACGCCAGTTTTTAGTCAGCGTGACAATTTCAGATTGGATCACTTTTTCCAAAGTCTGGCGAGAATGACGACATCCTTGTGTTTCGACAAATAGAATGAGAAAACCAACCGGTGAAGCTTTCCAGCTTACGCCGACCATTGAGAGTTGTTCCTCAACACTGAATTTACCTCTCCCTCCCTGATGCATCGTCTGATAATCCATACTTTTCAGATTAAACTTCGCCAGTAATGTTTCAGGTCTCATATTCTTTCCTTATAAAAAACAAATATTTGTGTGTGAAAAACAGGTCAGGTCTTATCATAATCCCGTCTCATCTAAAACAATGTTCAGGGAGTAGCAATTCTCACGTCACTTCATTACAATAAGAACCAATAGTTATAGAATTAAATACAACTATTGGTTTTCTTTCAAGCCCACAATGCGAACTATCAGTTTCATATTAGAGATTTAATCATGACCAATCATAATGTTCTCACTTTTGCACAACGGCTCAACACCATCTGCGATGAACAAGGAATTCCTGTACGGGGGAGAGCCCGCTATCTACAGGAGAACCTCCCCTATCGGCTCTCACTGACCGGAATCAGAAAATGGCTCATCGGTGAAGCCATACCAGAGACGTCAAAATTGATAAATATCGCGGAATTACTAGGGACAACAGTCGAGTGTCTACTCGGGAGCAGGCATACGCAGGAAATTAAACAACCAGAAATAAGCCATCACTCATCGAGTGTCATCACAGCGAATACAACCCCAGAAGAGAGTACTCGGAACTTTAAGCCACTGGCGAAGCATCAATCCAGAGTATTACCGCTGTTGACGCCAGACCAAGTCCTCAAACAATCCATTGCCTCTCTTCCCATCCGTTCCGTAACAAAATGGATAACTGTCAGCGATGATATTCCGGCACAAGCATTCGCCATGCAAGTGGATGGCAACTCAATGTGTAATCCGAACGGTTTTCCAAGTATACCCGAAGGTTCGACCGTGATTATCGAACCCGGTCATGAGATACAACACGGTAAAATAGTCGTCGTGACTGACTATCATTCGAATGATTATGTCTCTGTCAAAAAGCTAGAAATTGACGGACCACATCAACTACTCGTCTCACTCAATACGATCTATCCTCCCCTTGAGTTTGATACCGACCGCTTTCGCATCATCGGCTATGTCAAACAAATTATGATGACACTCTAAGACATTCTGTTTTCTCTTCACCGCCAAAATGATAGTATTCGCTCTATCGGCAATGACAATCAGCATCAGTATACATTGATGAATTGTCTTGCTTTTCGATGACTGATTACCGGATACTTATTGAAATAGAATCACTGCCAACGAGATGATCATCTCTACCAGTTGTGAAATCCATTCTGCCGTTGTTCCAATGGCCTGTCGTATTCATTCAATTGGTTGATTTATCTGATTTAATCAACACATAAAGCATATGAAAAACAACGAACAACCAACATTCTTCTTTTTCGATTATGAAACTTGGGGAGTCCATCCCGCAAAAGATCGTCCCTGTCAGTTTGCCGGGGTCAGAACGGATATGGACTTCAATATCATTGGCGAACCGCTGGTCATCTTCTGTCAACTACCGGTCGATTATCTGCCTGCACCGGAAGCTGCACTCATCACCGGTATCACCCCACAACAGGCCAATAGCAAAGGTTTATCAGAGCCAGAATTTATTCAGCGTATCCATCAGGAATTGTCCCATCCCAATACAACCTGTCTGGGTTATAACAATATCCGTTTTGACGATGAAGTGACTCGTTATACCTGTTATCGCAATTTTATTGATCCTTATGCATGGAGCTGGCAAAACGGCAATTCGCGTTGGGATCTGCTGGACGTTGCTCGCGCCTGTCATGCATTACGTCCGGAAGGCGTTGTATGGCCTCAGAATGAAGATGGCAATACCAGCTTTAAACTCGAACATCTTTCCGTTGCAAATGGTATCGAGCATACAAATGCCCATGATGCGATGGCCGACGTGTATGCAACCATCGAATTGGCAAAAGTCATCAAAAATGCGCAACCGAAATTATTCGATTATTTCTATTCCATGCGCCATAAACGCAAACTGAATGCGTTAATCGATATTGTCAGTATGACGCCATTAATGCATGTGTCCGGTATGCTCGGCAGCCACTGCCAATATACCAGTTGGGTTGTGCCACTTGCTTGGCATCCGCATAATAAAAATGCGGTCATCATGGTTGATTTGGCGAAGGATCCCCAGCCACTCTTTGATCTCAATGCTGATGAAATCAAAGAGCGTCTCTATACCAAACATGAAGACTTACAAGATGATGAGTTACCGATCCCGGTTAAGCTGGTTCATCTCAATAAATGCCCGATCCTCGCTCCTGCCAAGACGCTAACGGCAGAAAATGCACATACCATCGGGATCGATAGAGACAAATGTTTACATCATTTATCTCTTATGAAGCAAGCTCAGGATATCAGAGAGAAGCTGGTCCAAGTATTTGGTGAAGAGAAAGACTACCCAACGAATACTGACGTCGATACGATGTTATACCACAACTTTTTCAATCCCGCGGACAAGGCTGCGATGGAGATTATCCGACAGACATCGCCTGAAGCTTTACGGGATTTATCGATCTCTTTCCAGGACTCACGGATCACCCCCTTATTGTTCCGTTATCGAGCCAGAAACTATCCTGAAACACTCACCATGCATGAACAGAAACAGTGGCAATCCCACTGTCAGGATTACTTCTCCCAACATATGGATGATTATATTCTTCGTCTGGAAAATCTGGCTCATGAACATGAGCAGGATTCCCACAAGATGCAGATCCTAAAATCAATCTACCAATATGTGCTGAACCTGACATCATAATAGGCCGCTTGCTGAATCTCTCTGCTGCCATGCAAGCCCTACTGATGAATATGACTTGCATGAGCCAAAGATAAATCATCACTCAATTTCGGAAATCGACATGATCATTTCACTACTCAAATTTGTGGTTTCTTTGGGAGCAATCATGGCTTCCCTGTGGCTTGGTACACTCATTCAGGTTTGGTTACATCTTTCGATTCCCGGGAGTGTTCTGGGGATGCTGATTCTATTTATTGCGCTAGCCAGCGGCCTGTTACCCGTCTCGTGGGTAAAACCGGGGGCATCACTATTTATTCGCTATATGGTTTTTCTCTTTGTACCGATCAGTGTCGGCTTGATGACCCATTTCGATACTCTGATTGAGAATGCACTCCCCATATTTGCCAGTGCAATCGGTGGAACAATCATTGTGTTGATCTGTATGGGTTTATTACTCGATCGTATGCTGAAAAAATAACACCACTGAGGAATATCACGCATGTGGCTTTTGATTACTATTGTTATTTTCTTTGCCGTTCGCTGGCTATGTCAAAAATGTAATACCCCTTTAGCGAACCCACTACTCATTTGTGTCATCATTATTATCGGCATTCTGCTCTATTTTAACGTGCCTTATGAAACTTACGCAGCAGACAATCAATGGGTAAATTTTTTACTCCAGCCCGCAGTTGTCGCCCTTGCCTACCCCCTGTATGAGCAATTACCGCAAATTCGTGCCAAATGGCGAATTATCCTGTTTGCCTGTGTTTTTGGGAGTGTCATGTCAATGCTGACCACGGCATTGATTGCGGTTTTATTCCATGCAGACACACCGCTCATCGCAGCATTACTGTCTAAGTCGGTCACAACACCGATTGCCATGGAAATCGCCAGTAACCTTGGTGGTGAACCATCAATTGCTGCGATTCTGGTGCTGATTGTCGGATTATTCGGCGCTATTTTCGCTTACCCGATTTATCGATTACTCCATATCACCCATCCAATCGCGAAGGGGCTAACGATGGGGAGCATCTCTCATGCACTCGGCACTGCCAGCTGTGTGGAAAATGATCCCCGCGATGCGGC
It includes:
- a CDS encoding phage baseplate assembly protein V, which translates into the protein MRQAIEGLVREMLTPYLERIETLSHELEDLRRRNRSLIRLGQVAAIHENGYLIKVKHGDLTTPFIRWFASSAGETRDYRCPSIGEQTLVLNYGAGDNGSQTVALTGLFSDNFPSPSGDPNEILRVYPDGSRINYHAQNHVLTVDIKGDVHINVDKSAHIVAGDVATVDAKSIALNGGSPCVTTAHICHFTGNPHGDGSSTVTAGK
- a CDS encoding CidB/LrgB family autolysis modulator, coding for MWLLITIVIFFAVRWLCQKCNTPLANPLLICVIIIIGILLYFNVPYETYAADNQWVNFLLQPAVVALAYPLYEQLPQIRAKWRIILFACVFGSVMSMLTTALIAVLFHADTPLIAALLSKSVTTPIAMEIASNLGGEPSIAAILVLIVGLFGAIFAYPIYRLLHITHPIAKGLTMGSISHALGTASCVENDPRDAAFSSLALVLCGIITSVLAPLAYTLVLWLSPLLTT
- the sbcB gene encoding exodeoxyribonuclease I, translating into MKNNEQPTFFFFDYETWGVHPAKDRPCQFAGVRTDMDFNIIGEPLVIFCQLPVDYLPAPEAALITGITPQQANSKGLSEPEFIQRIHQELSHPNTTCLGYNNIRFDDEVTRYTCYRNFIDPYAWSWQNGNSRWDLLDVARACHALRPEGVVWPQNEDGNTSFKLEHLSVANGIEHTNAHDAMADVYATIELAKVIKNAQPKLFDYFYSMRHKRKLNALIDIVSMTPLMHVSGMLGSHCQYTSWVVPLAWHPHNKNAVIMVDLAKDPQPLFDLNADEIKERLYTKHEDLQDDELPIPVKLVHLNKCPILAPAKTLTAENAHTIGIDRDKCLHHLSLMKQAQDIREKLVQVFGEEKDYPTNTDVDTMLYHNFFNPADKAAMEIIRQTSPEALRDLSISFQDSRITPLLFRYRARNYPETLTMHEQKQWQSHCQDYFSQHMDDYILRLENLAHEHEQDSHKMQILKSIYQYVLNLTS
- a CDS encoding CidA/LrgA family protein, whose translation is MIISLLKFVVSLGAIMASLWLGTLIQVWLHLSIPGSVLGMLILFIALASGLLPVSWVKPGASLFIRYMVFLFVPISVGLMTHFDTLIENALPIFASAIGGTIIVLICMGLLLDRMLKK
- a CDS encoding S24 family peptidase, with product MTNHNVLTFAQRLNTICDEQGIPVRGRARYLQENLPYRLSLTGIRKWLIGEAIPETSKLINIAELLGTTVECLLGSRHTQEIKQPEISHHSSSVITANTTPEESTRNFKPLAKHQSRVLPLLTPDQVLKQSIASLPIRSVTKWITVSDDIPAQAFAMQVDGNSMCNPNGFPSIPEGSTVIIEPGHEIQHGKIVVVTDYHSNDYVSVKKLEIDGPHQLLVSLNTIYPPLEFDTDRFRIIGYVKQIMMTL